TACTTCTCTTATTGGAGTTCAAAGATCGGATcacatggggaaaaaaaaaaaaaaaaaactaaaacgacACAagatttcacattttaatgattCCATGTTAGACAAgcttttcataaaaacaaatccACTCGGCTCGCAATGGCATGCATGAAGATACGCAcatgtattttcatttattgATCATACCTTGAGCTCCGACTGCGTTCCATAGCAGCTTTTTTTGGGGCTCAGTGTGTACAGTCGCTACAGAGCAGCTCGAGCTTCACGTTGAAGTGCTCGTTCAGCATTAAAGTCAAATAATACTTCGCAGATGATGTTCTTCAAATCTCGACGCCGTAATGATTTTTCGCGCAAGCCGCTTCTCAGTTATTAAACGGcagttaaatatgaaatattactCCTCTCGTTTGCTTCGAGCGTCGTCCATTAGCGGTGACACtagctgaacaacaacaacaacaacaacaacaacaacatattccTTTACAGTGACTGAACCCAAGCGGGTGAAAAATTATCagcaaatcaaataaaaaaaaaaaggcatcaaTTACGTCGAGAAAGAATAATAAACGTTTTGTTTGTTCGAAGGTTTTTTGTTAAAAACACTTTACTGGGCCGAcgctgaaatacaacaaatcaCATTCTTCTTCTCGGTGTAATATCCATGAATATCACTTCTCCTCGGCGCTCCAGAGTTTATTAAAACGTGAGGAGAACAGAAACCCAGAAAGTCAACAGGTCGTGATACGGAAGTTGCTTTTTGAGCGGCGCCGTCCCGGGTGCACATGCAGAAAGGCCGATTTTCAGAAACAGCGGTGCATTCGTGGCGATGAATGATTATAcaaagacttgttttttttggcagaatGTGTAAGGCAGCATTTCCTCCTCAAGTAGCACAATAGGAGCAGGAAGGGAAGTGGAGATcctgaggagaaagagaaaaggaaaaaaaaaaggatcaaaatGAGGCTCATGGCTGAACAGcgtccttaaaaaaaagaaagaaaaaggaagccGCGTCGCTACCTACCCGCTAGATCACCTGCTGAATGAGCCCtttttctggctcgtgtttgtCATCCAGGTCGTCGTCGGAGTCTgaacaagagacagaaacaaatcGGTGGGAAGACAATAAAAGGCAAACTGTCCTCTCTCCAtcagtaggatgggagccagagccttcagttatcaagctcctcttttatggaaccagcttccactttcagtccgggaggcagacacagtcacctcattcaagaatagacttaagactttcctgtttgatagtgcttatagttagggctgaatcaggtttgccctggtccagccccttgatatgctgctataggcttataggctgctgggggatgttttaggatacactgagctcctatctcctcttctctctctccttatggatgaatttacatctctccattgcacattattaactctgcttcctccccggagtcgttgtgacttcacagctcagagggtccattggacctggcggtgtctgatgcctggtgggCTGgccctcctgccatggccctgctgatattgggctatataaaataaactgaattcagtTTCTCCCTCGTCATTCATTCGTCATAGTTTCCGTGGACGGGAACCTCGTATCCGACAACCTGGACGGACACAACGACAACATCGGCACATCGGTCTCTCGCGGGCCTttgagaacgagagagagagagagagagagagagagagagagagagagagagagagagagagagagagagttcacgGACCTGCCACGGACTCCGGAGGCGAGTAGAACTGCCCGTCGGATAAAGGACCCGGACACATGAGAGGCGCTCGATCGGCGGCCTCCACGATGGACTGATATCCTGAAACACAAGAAGGGCGGAGCCGTGAACGGGGAGACTGGACGCGGTCGCATTAAATGGtggcaaataataataataataataatattaataataataataatagtaggtgaagaaaaaggagggaaaaaaatggcAGAGCAGTAATTGACCCttggctaagccccgccccctgctgctactACCTCAATGATGGAGCCCACACGGTCACTAACTTCACTCCATGAAGAAATATTGTGATTTCTTTTCTAGAAGGGTctaaaatatgtgtttgaaggattgaaaaactaaaacaccTGGTGTATATTTCTCCATTAAGATGAGTTTACTtcaaaaatactaaatacatGTCTGGGGATCTTTTGCAGCCGAATTTAAATAGTTTGCAGGATATtaaacctttgtttctttattatgcttcttttcttttcatggtTTGTTCAAAAGTAAGAAATGtagtccatgaatatgagatactagttatatatttatatttattttagagtATTGGTACTTTTAAGTAAAGAATAATCTAAATGCTTCTCCTCCTGGATAATGGCAGCATGACCGTGACTCACTGTTTTCGTCCTCGGCCTCCTGAGGCAGAACCTTGAAGTCGAGCAGCCAAGTTTCTATCCAGGCCAACACGAAGGAGATGATGGGCAGCAGGTACCCGAAGGCCCCCTGAGAcagcagctacacacacacacacacacacacacacacgctttagTTTTCAGTAGACTCACTGTGGTACCTCAtaagataaaaaaaaggaagaaaaataagaaatacaaataaatctcTGATAATTGAGATATACTAAGTTTTGACTGGGcattcacatttaaagaaaatgaaattaatTATAAACAATAATTATCACGGTGCCaaaaatgtgacatgtgactctCACCTTTGATAAAATGACTTTAACAATCAAGAAAGCACAGCTGACTGCAGTCGTGATCTGgaaaacaggaaacactgaTTACTTTTACAATTAATTCACCAATTACAGTTGAACTGTTAGATATTCTGGtgtaatatttatgtataataatgtataatattcaAGTTTTACTACTTTTAGATGGTtgtatttttaatgttattattaaatgtggAATGTTTAATCATCCTTATTTGTTactatattctttttttaatcatatttaataattatacTCCACTTGTAGCTTGTATTTCTTAGCGTTATGCGTTTGTAAAGAAGATagtaaattgtttttaaaaaaagagctacataaataaagttattaccGTCGTTATTATGTCTGAACAttggctttttaaatgtttttcgaTATGAATGAATGTAAGGCCCGTGAGGATGATAAAGTATATTGTATCTCAAATCAGTGGCAGATATAAGAACCGctacacagaaataaaagataatttgcatccaggtaaacaacaacaaaactaaaattAACTTTGATTAAAAGCTCATAGAAAGTAGGACTTTATCCCTCggcagcgccctctgctggcacaaataaagaaacactgcagtcttttaaaaaaaaaaaaaaaagaaaactcactgCGATGGCCCACCAGTGACGGAGCTTACAGACTGCGTAGGCCAGGATGAGAGAGGCGAACCGGAACACCGCCAGGagctggggggaggggagtggtggggggagtgggggggggagagagggagagagagagagagagagaaaaaaggagggagTAAACATTTAGGGAATGAttaaagaaagaggaagaagcgaCGACAGGAGAACAAATAACACCAGAGAAATggagaaggaagaaaggagggaaaCCAAAAGGTGGAAGCAGTAGAGTAAGAGGACGTGTgataaagataagagaaagaacaataaaacacGACAATGAATCATTTGAATATGGTCTTCCGATAGAGCACCTCCCACCCCAAAAGTACAAAATATACATGTATTAGAATCTGAATTTAATAGATCCCAGGATTCCCTCATGCATTTCCATTGGAATAATATAACGTagactcatttatttattaacttatgtaaatgtgtaaattcaTTATACATATTTAGAGGCCTAATAGATTTGTTCACCAAGTTTtcttcagttaaaaaaaaaaatatctatgtatatattttatgtgtgtaaaaacattacaataattgATTGACTTATTtcctttttccctctctcctcctgcacgTTCCTCTGGTCACAGTTGTGCATAAAAGGAGGACACAGTCGCACCAAAAAAACTTACAAAGATGTCGAAGAAGGAGGCGCGGTAGTTGTAGTGCAGGACTTCTTTCTCCAGCTGCTTCTGAATGCCGCCGTTCACCTGCCAAACACAAAGAACTGGTGAGAACactcaaatgtgtttattaaaatgATTTGATGGGGAAATCCTGCACGAAATCTTAAGAAGTAGACTTCACTGCAGCAACATGAACTATTTAAATAGCTCTTTACGTTATTAGTTGGGattcatatatgtgtatacgtatatatacataaacatatgcgtatatatatatataattttatttatattatatatatatacacatttatacatatacacacacatacatatataaatacatatatatatatacacacatatacataaataaatatatatacacatgtatgcacacacacacacacacacacacacacacacacacacacacacacacacacacacacacacacacacacacacacacacacacacacacacacacacacacacacacacacacacacacacacacacacacacacacacacacacacacacacacacacacacacaggagagcaGGAGAGCAGGAGAGCAGGCCGCTACAAAAGGCCTCACCCGACTGGATGGAGCTCATTCAGCTGCCTCGTCGGCTCCTCTGTGGTCATCGGTATGAAAGGAATGAATTGTCTGGGCAGGAGGTGCCACTTGGTATGCAATGAACTATGATGCTTTTATCTTTAGTTTAATTCTCATGCGGGGACTCAGTAAACAATCGAATCACTGAGATGTGCACACACAAGAGAACTGAGggtcatatttatattatatatatatatatatatatatataaataaagatttaTGTACGTGAGCAGAGTTACTGTTCAACACATAAAGTTCCTCCAAATACAGTTAtacagacagtgtgtgtgtgtgtgtgtgtgtgtgtgtctgtgtgtg
This Cyclopterus lumpus isolate fCycLum1 chromosome 17, fCycLum1.pri, whole genome shotgun sequence DNA region includes the following protein-coding sequences:
- the stard3nl gene encoding STARD3 N-terminal-like protein; its protein translation is MDSRCSSSADSRLTGRGMGSINTYPRVESCEAGEKKCISDVRRTFCLFVTFDFLFITMLWIIELNVNGGIQKQLEKEVLHYNYRASFFDIFLLAVFRFASLILAYAVCKLRHWWAIAITTAVSCAFLIVKVILSKLLSQGAFGYLLPIISFVLAWIETWLLDFKVLPQEAEDENRYQSIVEAADRAPLMCPGPLSDGQFYSPPESVADSDDDLDDKHEPEKGLIQQVI